The Glycine max cultivar Williams 82 chromosome 12, Glycine_max_v4.0, whole genome shotgun sequence genome window below encodes:
- the LOC106795388 gene encoding uncharacterized protein, with protein sequence MKMGNPSMGGSKRRLSSRGLGGALRQQRARLYIIRRCVVMLL encoded by the coding sequence atgaaaatgggtAATCCTAGCATGGGAGGCTCAAAGAGAAGGCTTTCAAGCAGAGGGCTTGGAGGAGCCCTTAGGCAGCAAAGGGCAAGGCTTTACATAATTAGAAGGTGTGTGGTCATGCTCCTCTAG